A stretch of Colletotrichum lupini chromosome 2, complete sequence DNA encodes these proteins:
- a CDS encoding isoflavone reductase codes for MSILVLGAGELGTAILNALTSHPSRPPTSKISVLLRPSTISSTSPSKAKSIAHIKSLGIFLEPGDVVYDSLTSLASIFAKYDTVISCTGFVGPAGTQLRICEAALLAKVPRYFPWQFGVDYDIIGRGSTQTLFDEQLEVRNMLRTRCNTEWIIVSTGLFMSFLFVKDFGVVDFEQKKLRALGGWDVEITLTQPDDIAKMTAELVFEPRGVPSNGRNVVCVAGDTVSYGSVAGLVEERFPGVEFGREVWNMEAIRNGLVQDPGNNWNKYRGIFGAGKGISWPLEKTLNHERGIKLEDLQTFVGRMETPASLK; via the coding sequence ATGTCAATCCTCGTCCTCGGAGCAGGCGAACTCGGTACAGCCATCCTCAACGCCCTCACATCCCATCCCTCCCGTCCACCCACCTCCAAAATCTCCGTCCTGCTCCGCCCTTCCACAATATCATCAACTAGCCCGTCCAAAGCCAAATCCATCGCACACATCAAATCCCTCGGCATCTTCCTCGAGCCCGGCGACGTCGTATACGACTCACTCACATCCCTGGCCTCCATCTTTGCGAAATATGACACCGTCATAAGCTGCACAGGCTTCGTCGGCCCGGCCGGAACACAGCTACGCATCTGCGAGGCGGCTCTCCTGGCCAAGGTTCCGCGGTACTTTCCATGGCAATTTGGCGTCGATTATGACATCATTGGACGAGGCAGCACGCAGACGTTGTTTGACGAGCAGCTTGAGGTGAGAAACATGCTACGGACTCGGTGCAACACTGAGTGGATCATCGTCAGCACTGGTCTCTTCATGAGCTTCCTATTTGTAAAGGACTTTGGCGTTGTCGATTTCGAGCAAAAGAAGTTGAGGGCTCTTGGTGGCTGGGATGTTGAGATTACGCTCACACAGCCGGATGATATTGCGAAGATGACGGCTGAGTTGGTATTCGAGCCCCGTGGGGTTCCTAGCAATGGTCGAAATGTTGTGTGTGTTGCTGGGGACACTGTCTCGTACGGATCTGTGGCGGGCTTGGTTGAGGAACGGTTCCCGGGGGTTGAGTTCGGCAGGGAAGTGTGGAATATGGAGGCGATCAGGAATGGTCTTGTGCAAGATCCCGGGAACAACTGGAATAAGTACCGCGGAATCTTTGGTGCGGGTAAGGGGATCTCTTGGCCGTTGGAGAAGACGTTGAATCATGAACGAGGTATCAAACTGGAGGATTTACAAACTTTTGTTGGAAGGATGGAGACGCCAGCCTCACTCAAGTAG